Within Colias croceus chromosome 10, ilColCroc2.1, the genomic segment AAGATATAATGTAAGATGtaatttatttcctttatGTCTAGAAACACACGTAAAATGTACCTTAGTGATAAATTTCCTATTAAGTACTAAGCTAcaagataattatatttttaatttttcatattttaagtttatccttaattataatttaattgatattaagATAAATCTTACTATAAGCAAGTCTTGCGACTCAacaataagtttgtttaaaaatctgTTGAATAATACAACAACATTTATAACTTCTATTTGTTTAATGATTCTACTTATTTGTGTGAACAAGAAGACAAAActtacaatgtttaaaatatttataattttgtttataatttctgTTTATAAGAATTCTAATTTATGTTATCTTTATATCTTCTTTGTTAAAAGATTTATACTTATCTTTGTCTTAACtagattaataatattatgtaaacacaCTTACCAATACAATACACTACAACACACAACTCACATAACTCACTCACACACTTACCTTCTATCATACACATCAATACGTTGCACTCATATTGTGTATACTTATAAAAGATTTTTCCAACATGTAAATTTACTCAAACTCATTAAGGGCatgacaaattattatttaaagaaaaaacaatctGCTACAAATTCATCTCTTCAGCATGTCGTTAATTAACATAAGTAATGAATTAGATGAAACTATATCTATTGAATGTCATGCCTACAAGTCTACAGAAGAATTTAATGATTCCAACTTAAAATCAAATGCATGCGGATTTTCGGTGCTATCATTAAACATTAGAAGTATTCAACGGAATTTCGATGATTTCGTTTTAAACCTGAGTAGATTCCATAATAAATTTGACGCTATAATCTTAACTGAATGTTGGCTTTccgaaaatattataattgatagTTTACCCGGTTACAAATTTCTATCTTCGTTAGATAATTTGCTTCATACCTTAAGCGAAAAACCTATAGCGATAGTAGCTGGTGATcttaatattgatatattcAACCCAACATGTCAGCAGTCCTTAGATTACCTATGTCTCATGTCTTCTTATTGTTTTCTTCCTACTATCACAAAACCCACACGAGGGGAAGCGTGTCTCGACCACATATTCATCAAGGCGTCCGGTAAACTATGTGGTTCCATCTGTCAATCGACTATAACCGATCATGATATTGTTATTGGCCAAGTTGTGAAGACAAAGATAACACAAAATCAACCCCGATGGCGAACAAAAATTGATACAGACGCTCTTATAAACTCTTTAAAAATGATTGATTGGAAGGAAACTCTCTCTTCTACTCACGTTGATGAGGCATCTTCCTCTTTTTATGCATTACTAACAAAAAACATAGTAAAGTACTCcgttaaagttaaaataagtCGTAAATGCACAAATCTAAAGCCTTGGATCACTCCAGGCTTAATTCGCTGCATCAAACATCGTGACAAACTGCATAAAGATACTAAGACATTCCCCAACGATCAAATCCGCCAACTCATATTTAAACGATATAGAAActtctgtaataaaattcTCCGTAATGtcaaaatacaatacaacaGCACTCTCATAGAACAAAACAAATCTAACACAAAATTGCTTTGGAAAACCATTAAAAACATAAGTTATCCCACTAATCAGACCAATTCTTCGTTAGAACTTCTCGAAATTAACAATGATGTAAACAGCTCTCTTCACaactgtaataaatatttcacttcGGTTGGAAAAACTTTATCTGAGAAGATTCtaaaaaacctaaatatatctCAAGAAGCTCTCATAAACTCTTACAAAACAGTTAACTCAGCATCCCAATCCTTCTTCCTCTCCCCCACCGACGAAACAGAAGTACACAAAATCATAACCAACATGAATAGTGATAGTTCTCCCGGCATAGATAATATCACAGTCCGAACAATAAAAGCCATTCTCCCTCATATCATCAAACCTCTAACACACATATATAATCTAAGTTTAGAATCAGGAGTGTTCCCAAACTGCTGGAAAACAGCAGTCGTGATACCGATTTATAAAAGTGGAATCAAAAATCACCCGGAAAACTACAGACCCATAGCCCTATTAAACATTCTTGGAAAAGTACttgaaaaaattgtaaactaCAGACTGACATCTTATTTAGACAAATTCCAACTTCTTTCAGATAATCAATTCGGATTTAGAAAAAACAAATCTACAGAACATGCTATCTCCCTACTTACCAATCTTATATCTTCACAtgtagaaaataaagaatGTTGCATAGCCGTATTCTTAGACCTGGCTAAAGCATTCGACACAATATCACTTGGACTTCTCACAAAGAAACTGGAGCAAATTGGAGTTAGAGACACATCGTTAAACTGGTTTAAGAGCTACTTAACTGATCGCAGACAatgcataaaaattaatagtaaTCTTAGTTCTGAACTTAAAATAGAATTCGGTGTTCCACAGGGAAGTGTTCTCGGCCCCACACTCTTTATCATTTACATTAATGATATACTCAAAATTACTTTGGAAAACGCCCATATAATTGCTTACGCTGACGACACTGCTGTTCTTTTTCATGGTAAAGATTGGGAAcatgcacagaatattacagaaCTTGGACTTTTAACCATAGTAGAAGcactgaataaaaatttgctcaccttaaattctaaaaaaactaaattcttGTCTTTTTCAAAATCCACCCGCCCCAATCCTTTACTAAACCAGACTATTAAACTACATTCTTGCACCAACCTAAACACAACTCACTCTACATGCAATTGTACTAACATCGAGTACATTCCGTTTATAAAGTACTTAGGCGTTACTTTAGACAGCAATTTAAACTATAGTCAACATATAACAGAGGTATcagtaaaaataagaaaactcATATTCATTATGAAGAAACTCCGCAACTGTACCCCCATTACCATTTTAAGACAAGTTTACATATCTCTCTGTCAATCCGTAATAAATTACAGCATTTCGATCTGGGGAAGCGCCGCCAAATCTCACCTTCTGCAGTTGGAGAGAGCTCAACGTGCACTAATTAAAGTAACTCTGAAAAAGCCTTTCCGCTTTCCAACGAACGAACTGTATCGGGAGTTCAAAGTTCATCGAGTTCGTCAACTATACGTACTATCAGCAGTTAACCTAACGCATAAATCTGTTTCTTCACGCCCCGATTACGAGGAACTACTAAGGAAAAGAAAATTTAGAATCCCACTTCCTGCATATAACTCAAAAATAGCTAGACGAAGTCCATCGTACTCACTTATCCATACCTACAATAATGTCTGTAAAACGAAATCACTGAAATATTGTAACATGCACAAATgcaacaaaataatgaaatcttGGCTTCATGAACTATCCTACAGCGATACCGAAGACCTGgtttaaacataataacttAAACTAATACAATAaggataaattttattctggCTAGTTTTCAGAATATAAAAGGTACTCATTTACTGTAATATAAGATTAAAGTATTGATCACACTCACAAACATAAACACACTCACTACCACTCTCACACACtaccacacacacacacttccacacacacacacacttccacacacacacaatactCACCCTCACACACAACCCTATTACTCCTAACTCCACATTTGTTAgataaatacgtttttttttcctatTCTAATGACGATGTGTTCCTATGTAATTCAACATAAATGTATACCGTTTCTGAGATCCAAGACACAGGCAACAGCCTAGTTTGGATCTCCAGTAACACTGTATGTTCTACACTTTTggttaataaagatttttattatttattatttattattattattcatagagctcattacataataattggttGAAAACAGCTATTTAcggttattttaagtaattaggATTTTAAGggattttgattatttcattatcatttttttgttttgagtaatttttttaaatgagttCTAAAAGAGCTGATGATAGTGATGATGACTATTTATCGAGTACTCCGAGTTTATCGTCTATCGACTATCGTCGTTTCGAAAGAAGAAGAAAGTTTAGTCATCAGCATTACTTTTAAGAGTGCTCGATTGTGCGAAGCGTTGCTGTAGTTTAAACATTCAACGTTAAGCATTATGCCGTATATTACGCTCAAAGAGTATAGTAACTATGTATATTACGCTCTAgtgctgtaattggaaaactacCAGGGTTTgcaccacagagcaagtaatacatgaagtaatataatgtattttgtgtGGTATTTTGCACTTGGCCTTGGGTTTGCACTTTGCCCATAGACTTTGCCATCTTTTATTTCTCATATGGCAACAAAATAGGTACGTAATATAACATAGGGAACATTTATTGCCACTTATAAAGGAAGTCACGAGCACAGGTCACGggcatttattaaataaatatagtaccAAAAAGCCAATCTTTTGTTTAAGAACACGTTAGGAAATAATGGActaatcaatttttattattactggCGACCCTAGATTGATTGAGAATGAGAAATAGAATTGTCAAAACTCAAATGTCATTTTTGTCCTTGTAAAGTGCGACTGTGTGAAGGAAAACGTGAAATTTTATTGCTTGCGGACTTTAATCATAATGGTGTAAAAGTGTACCGaaattaagtataataaaagaaaataacgaCCTTTATTgtgtcgtttaaaaaaaaggtcGTTAAATTTGTAAGTACTCACATTATTAAGGATTATAATGAAGCTATCGATTTTAAGGTTAATCTTACACAATACTTATGATTACAGACATCATATTATAACGTTATATAGAAAATGGATGAATATTCAAGAGAACCCTGCCCTTGGCGTATATTAGACGACTCGGGTGGTGCTTTTCTGATGGGGGCGATTGGCGGCGGTATATTTCACTCGATTAAAGGCTTTCGAAATGCTCCAGTTGGGTTCAGTAGGAAAATGGTAAGATTTTCtgttattttcttataaacaTAGGTAGGTCTATGGAGTATAAGTATAAACTTTTTACTAATACAATATTgacaaattttatagaaatatttatgtagCTTATCATACTACTAGGTCctcccggcttcgcccgggATCACCCGGCATATAAACTTATCTAAAAACATAATCTATCACTTGATTGTATgtgtgataataaattatatgtattttttggaTGTATGAAATTTCAGTAATgtaatagtaggtatatgactttttaaattgtaacacAGAGCACTTGAAATCActcaaatttttataattaacttagaATATAAATGTCATTACAGTTGGGCAGTTTAGCAGCTATGAAAGAAAAATCACCTATAGTTGGTGGTAATTTTGCTGTGTGGGGTGGCATGTTCTCCACAATAGACTGCTCTTTAGTATATTTACGACAAAAAGAAGATCCATGGAATTCAATAATGAGTGGAGCACTCACCGGTGGCATATTAGCTGCTAGAAATggtaaaaaatctattaattacttattataatccatactaatattattaatgcgaaagtaactctgtctgtctgtctattactcaatcacgccttaactactgaacaaatttgcatgaaatttggtatagagatattttgatacccgagaaaggacataggataggttttatcccggaaatcccacgggaacgggaactatgcgggttttcctttgactgcgcgggcgatgccgcgggtggaaagctagttacttatatattttaatttttgtttggtGTACCAAAGAGATCAACAGTCAGAAGATTTAcacattacaatttttcctttacACACTAAAATTGGTGCAACCTAAATATAAATCAGTATAGAATTGCACACCTTGTTAGGTGACTGCACTTGACTATTGTCAAACCAGACTAAAAAACTATgattgataaatttaataatatacatatattctgTTGTTTCtcatcatataaataaaatgttttaacagGTGTACCTGCAATGGCAGGTAGTGCATTAGTGGGTGGAATTCTTTTAGCGCTAATTGAAGGCATTGGTATCATGTTCACGAGAATATCTGCGGAGCAATTCAAACCAC encodes:
- the LOC123694899 gene encoding mitochondrial import inner membrane translocase subunit Tim17-B — its product is MDEYSREPCPWRILDDSGGAFLMGAIGGGIFHSIKGFRNAPVGFSRKMLGSLAAMKEKSPIVGGNFAVWGGMFSTIDCSLVYLRQKEDPWNSIMSGALTGGILAARNGVPAMAGSALVGGILLALIEGIGIMFTRISAEQFKPQQPIFEDPSVLGQTQGQNPTFQ